The Streptococcus pluranimalium genome contains a region encoding:
- a CDS encoding DUF1033 family protein — protein MTYQVIKMYGDFEPWWFLEDWKNDITAIREFQSYEDGLAYYQEEWQSLQEQFPKVNSKSNLMSAFWRTDDKRWCEECDEDLQQYHSLLMLGNWQELPEDLQDLNFDHRNAEGVHPTCSIKQHNTLS, from the coding sequence ATGACTTATCAAGTGATCAAAATGTATGGCGACTTTGAACCTTGGTGGTTCTTAGAGGATTGGAAAAACGATATCACTGCTATTAGAGAGTTCCAATCTTATGAGGATGGCTTAGCTTATTACCAAGAAGAATGGCAATCGTTACAGGAACAATTTCCAAAGGTTAATAGTAAGTCGAACCTTATGTCTGCCTTTTGGCGTACAGATGATAAGCGCTGGTGTGAAGAGTGTGACGAGGATTTACAGCAATATCACTCCTTACTCATGTTAGGGAATTGGCAAGAGCTTCCTGAAGACTTACAGGATTTGAACTTTGACCATCGCAATGCAGAAGGGGTCCATCCCACTTGTTCAATCAAACAACATAACACTTTATCTTAA
- a CDS encoding acetate kinase, giving the protein MSKTIAINAGSSSLKWQLYKMPEEEVLAAGIIERIGLKDSISTVKFDGKKEEEVRDIVDHVEAVKILLSNLTSFGIIESFDEITGVGHRVVAGGEIFKESTLIDDKVLAQIEELSALAPLHNPANVAGIRAFKEILPDITSVAVFDTAFHSTMQEPTYLYPIPRKYYTDLQVRKYGAHGTSHQYVAQEAAKQVGRPLDELKIITAHIGNGVSITANYHGQSVDTSMGFTPLAGPMMGTRSGDIDPAIIPYLVEHADDLEDAAAVVNMLNKQSGLAGVSDISSDMRDIETGLQNQDKGAILAYNMFIDRIKKFIGQYMAVLNGVDVIVFTAGMGENANLMRQDVLAGLTWFGIEVDPEKNVFGYFGDITTPESKVKVLVIPTDEELMIARDVERLKK; this is encoded by the coding sequence ATGTCTAAAACAATTGCAATTAACGCTGGTAGCTCAAGTCTTAAATGGCAGCTTTATAAGATGCCTGAAGAAGAAGTTCTTGCTGCTGGTATTATTGAACGTATTGGTTTGAAAGATTCTATTTCTACCGTTAAGTTTGATGGTAAAAAAGAAGAAGAAGTGCGTGACATCGTAGATCATGTTGAAGCAGTTAAAATCCTTCTTAGCAATTTGACTAGTTTTGGTATTATCGAATCATTTGATGAGATTACCGGTGTTGGACACCGTGTTGTAGCTGGTGGTGAAATCTTCAAAGAGTCAACACTTATTGATGATAAGGTTTTGGCTCAAATCGAAGAATTATCAGCTCTAGCACCCCTTCACAATCCAGCTAATGTAGCTGGTATCCGTGCTTTCAAAGAAATTTTGCCAGATATCACATCTGTAGCAGTCTTTGATACAGCTTTCCACTCAACCATGCAAGAGCCTACTTACTTGTACCCAATTCCACGTAAGTATTATACTGATTTACAAGTACGTAAATATGGAGCACACGGGACAAGTCACCAATACGTAGCTCAAGAAGCTGCTAAACAAGTTGGTCGTCCACTTGATGAGTTGAAAATCATCACTGCTCATATCGGTAATGGTGTTTCGATCACAGCTAACTATCATGGTCAATCAGTTGATACCTCAATGGGCTTCACCCCACTTGCTGGTCCAATGATGGGAACACGCTCAGGAGATATTGACCCAGCAATCATTCCATATTTAGTTGAACATGCGGATGATTTGGAAGATGCTGCAGCTGTTGTTAATATGCTTAATAAACAGTCTGGTCTTGCTGGTGTATCAGATATTTCAAGTGATATGCGTGATATTGAAACTGGACTTCAAAACCAAGATAAAGGGGCCATTCTTGCCTATAATATGTTCATCGACCGTATTAAAAAATTCATCGGTCAGTACATGGCTGTCTTAAATGGGGTTGATGTTATCGTCTTCACAGCTGGTATGGGTGAAAATGCTAACCTCATGCGTCAAGATGTACTTGCTGGTTTGACGTGGTTTGGTATCGAAGTTGATCCAGAGAAAAATGTCTTTGGTTACTTTGGTGATATCACAACACCAGAATCAAAAGTTAAAGTCTTGGTTATCCCAACAGATGAAGAATTGATGATTGCGCGCGATGTTGAACGCTTGAAAAAATAA
- the comGE gene encoding competence type IV pilus minor pilin ComGE: MVNIKRKRIRAYILWESLLATAILASLTSLLLGQLTHHQRQLRELNEQAHILTLAVMAVQTQQSHLKKNGYEVSINQSGAETTIKSNEKEIFRVKALSP; this comes from the coding sequence GTGGTCAATATCAAAAGAAAAAGGATTAGAGCTTATATCTTATGGGAGAGTCTCTTAGCGACAGCAATTTTAGCCAGTTTAACGAGCCTTCTGTTGGGACAGCTAACCCATCATCAAAGGCAATTAAGGGAGTTGAATGAGCAAGCGCATATCCTAACACTAGCGGTTATGGCAGTGCAAACGCAGCAAAGCCATTTAAAGAAGAATGGTTATGAGGTCAGTATTAATCAATCGGGAGCTGAAACCACTATTAAATCTAATGAGAAGGAGATTTTTCGTGTTAAAGCATTATCACCTTAA
- the rpoC gene encoding DNA-directed RNA polymerase subunit beta', producing MVDVNRFKSMQITLASPSKVRSWSYGEVKKPETINYRTLKPEREGLFDEVIFGPTKDWECACGKYKRIRYKGIVCDRCGVEVTRAKVRRERMGHIELKAPVSHIWYFKGIPSRMGLALDMSPRALEEVIYFAAYVVIDPMDTPLEAKSLLTEREYREKLQEYGYGSFVAKMGAEAIQDLLKRVDLEAEIAELKEELKTASGQKRVKAVRRLDVLDAFYKSGNKPEWMVLNILPVIPPDLRPMVQLDGGRFAASDLNDLYRRVINRNNRLARLLELNAPGIIVQNEKRMLQEAVDALIDNGRRGRPITGPGGRPLKSLSHMLKGKQGRFRQNLLGKRVDFSGRSVIAVGPTLKMYQCGVPREMAIELFKPFVMREIVAREYAGNVKAAKRMVERGDERIWDILEEVIKEHPVLLNRAPTLHRLGIQAFEPVLIDGKALRLHPLVCEAYNADFDGDQMAIHVPLSEEAQAEARLLMLAAEHILNPKDGKPVVTPSQDMVLGNYYLTMEDAGREGEGMIFKDRDEAVMAYQNGYVHLHSRVGIAVDSMPNKPWKENQLHKIMVTTVGKILFNDVIPTEIPYLQEPNNANLTDGTPDKYFLEPGQDIQPVIDSLEINAPFKKKNLGNIIAETFKRLRTTETSAFLDRLKDLGYYHSTLAGLTVGIADIPVIDNKAEIIDAAHQRVEDINKAFRRGLMTEDDRYVAVTTTWREAKEALEKRLIETQDPKNPIVMMMDSGARGNISNFSQLAGMRGLMAAPNGRIMELPILSNFREGLTVLEMFFSTHGARKGMTDTALKTADSGYLTRRLVDVAQDVIIREDDCGTDRGLTITAITDGKEVTETLEERLQGRYTKKSVKNPITGETIIGPNKLITEDKAAEIVNAGVEEVTIRSVFTCNTRHGVCRHCYGINLATGDAVEVGEAVGTIAAQSIGEPGTQLTMRTFHTGGVASNTDITQGLPRIQEIFEARNPKGEAVITEVKGTVIEIEEDASTRTKKVYVQGKTGMGEYVVPFTARMKVEVGDEIARGAALTEGSIQPKRLLEVRDTLSVETYLLAEVQKVYRSQGVEIGDKHVEVMVRQMLRKVRVMDPGDTDLLPGTLMDIADFTDANKDIVISGGIPATSRPVLMGITKASLETNSFLSAASFQETTRVLTDAAIRGKKDHLLGLKENVIIGKIIPAGTGMARYRNIEPQSVNEVEVIEEVPVSEEAIITE from the coding sequence GTGGTTGACGTAAATCGTTTTAAAAGTATGCAAATCACATTAGCCTCACCTAGTAAGGTCCGTTCATGGTCTTACGGTGAAGTTAAAAAACCTGAAACAATCAACTATCGTACATTAAAACCAGAACGTGAAGGACTGTTTGATGAAGTTATCTTTGGTCCAACAAAAGACTGGGAATGTGCGTGTGGTAAATACAAGCGTATCCGTTATAAAGGTATCGTCTGTGACCGTTGTGGTGTTGAAGTAACGCGTGCTAAAGTTCGTCGTGAACGTATGGGTCATATCGAATTGAAAGCTCCTGTATCACATATCTGGTACTTTAAAGGAATCCCATCTCGTATGGGTCTTGCCCTTGATATGAGTCCTCGAGCTCTTGAAGAAGTTATTTACTTCGCAGCCTACGTGGTTATTGACCCTATGGATACACCACTTGAAGCAAAATCTCTCTTGACAGAGCGCGAATACCGCGAAAAACTTCAAGAGTACGGTTATGGTTCATTTGTGGCAAAAATGGGTGCGGAAGCAATCCAAGATCTTCTTAAACGTGTGGACTTGGAAGCTGAAATCGCAGAACTTAAAGAAGAGCTCAAAACAGCTTCTGGTCAAAAACGTGTGAAAGCTGTACGTCGTTTGGACGTTCTTGATGCCTTCTACAAGTCTGGGAATAAACCTGAATGGATGGTTCTTAACATCCTTCCAGTTATTCCACCAGATCTCCGTCCGATGGTTCAATTGGATGGTGGTCGTTTTGCGGCATCTGATCTTAATGATCTTTACCGTCGTGTTATCAACCGTAACAACCGTTTAGCACGTCTTTTGGAACTCAACGCTCCAGGGATCATTGTTCAAAATGAAAAACGTATGCTCCAAGAAGCCGTTGATGCTTTGATTGACAACGGTCGTCGTGGCCGTCCAATCACAGGTCCTGGTGGGCGTCCATTGAAATCTTTGAGCCACATGCTTAAAGGTAAACAAGGTCGTTTCCGTCAAAACTTGCTTGGTAAACGTGTAGACTTCTCTGGTCGTTCCGTTATCGCTGTTGGTCCTACGCTAAAAATGTACCAATGTGGTGTGCCACGTGAAATGGCTATTGAGCTCTTTAAACCTTTCGTGATGCGTGAAATTGTTGCTCGCGAATACGCTGGTAACGTTAAAGCTGCTAAACGTATGGTTGAACGTGGAGATGAACGTATTTGGGATATTCTTGAAGAAGTGATCAAGGAACATCCAGTTCTTCTTAACCGCGCACCTACCCTTCACCGTTTGGGTATCCAAGCCTTTGAACCAGTGCTTATCGATGGTAAGGCACTTCGTCTTCACCCACTTGTGTGTGAAGCCTACAATGCCGACTTTGATGGTGACCAAATGGCCATCCACGTGCCTCTTTCTGAGGAAGCACAAGCAGAAGCACGTCTTCTCATGCTTGCGGCTGAGCACATCCTTAACCCTAAAGATGGTAAACCTGTTGTTACGCCATCTCAGGATATGGTTTTGGGTAACTACTATCTGACCATGGAAGATGCTGGTCGCGAGGGTGAAGGTATGATTTTCAAAGATCGTGATGAAGCTGTTATGGCTTATCAAAATGGCTATGTTCATTTGCATTCACGTGTAGGTATCGCTGTTGACAGCATGCCAAATAAACCTTGGAAAGAAAATCAACTTCACAAGATTATGGTAACTACTGTTGGTAAAATTCTCTTTAACGATGTGATTCCAACTGAAATTCCATATCTCCAAGAACCAAACAATGCTAACTTGACGGATGGAACACCAGATAAATACTTCTTAGAGCCTGGTCAAGACATTCAACCAGTCATTGATTCACTTGAAATCAATGCGCCATTCAAGAAGAAAAATCTTGGTAACATCATCGCAGAAACTTTCAAACGCCTTCGTACGACTGAAACATCAGCCTTCCTTGACCGTTTGAAAGACCTTGGTTACTACCATTCAACACTTGCTGGTTTGACTGTTGGTATTGCGGATATTCCTGTTATTGATAACAAAGCTGAAATCATTGATGCTGCTCACCAACGTGTTGAGGATATTAACAAGGCCTTCCGTCGTGGTCTCATGACTGAGGATGATCGTTATGTTGCTGTTACAACAACATGGCGTGAAGCTAAAGAAGCCCTTGAAAAACGCTTGATCGAAACACAAGATCCTAAGAACCCTATCGTTATGATGATGGACTCAGGAGCTCGTGGTAACATCTCTAACTTCTCTCAACTTGCCGGTATGCGTGGTTTGATGGCTGCTCCTAATGGACGCATCATGGAACTTCCGATCTTGTCTAACTTCCGTGAAGGTTTGACCGTTTTGGAAATGTTCTTCTCAACTCACGGTGCGCGTAAAGGTATGACCGATACGGCCCTTAAGACAGCCGACTCAGGTTACCTTACTCGTCGTTTGGTTGACGTTGCCCAAGATGTTATCATCCGTGAAGATGACTGTGGAACAGACCGTGGTTTGACGATTACAGCTATCACAGATGGTAAAGAAGTTACTGAAACACTTGAAGAGCGTCTTCAAGGTCGTTACACGAAGAAATCAGTTAAAAACCCAATTACAGGTGAAACAATCATCGGTCCTAACAAGCTTATCACTGAAGATAAAGCAGCTGAAATTGTGAACGCTGGTGTCGAAGAAGTAACAATCCGTTCCGTATTTACATGTAATACGCGTCATGGTGTTTGTCGTCACTGTTACGGTATCAACTTGGCAACTGGTGATGCGGTTGAAGTTGGTGAAGCGGTTGGTACAATCGCTGCGCAATCTATCGGGGAACCTGGTACTCAGCTTACCATGCGTACCTTCCACACCGGTGGTGTAGCCTCAAATACCGATATCACTCAAGGTCTTCCTCGTATCCAAGAGATCTTTGAAGCACGTAACCCTAAAGGGGAAGCTGTAATTACAGAGGTTAAAGGTACCGTTATTGAAATCGAAGAAGATGCTTCGACACGTACTAAAAAAGTTTACGTTCAAGGTAAGACTGGTATGGGCGAGTATGTGGTACCATTTACAGCTCGTATGAAAGTTGAAGTGGGCGACGAAATTGCTCGTGGTGCGGCACTTACTGAAGGGTCAATCCAACCTAAACGCCTCCTTGAAGTTCGTGATACACTTTCTGTAGAAACTTACCTTCTTGCGGAAGTTCAAAAAGTTTACCGTAGCCAAGGGGTAGAAATCGGAGACAAACACGTTGAGGTAATGGTTCGTCAAATGCTTCGTAAAGTTCGTGTCATGGATCCAGGTGATACAGATCTTCTTCCAGGAACATTGATGGATATTGCTGATTTCACAGATGCAAACAAGGATATTGTTATCTCTGGTGGTATTCCTGCGACATCTCGTCCAGTTCTTATGGGGATCACAAAAGCCTCTCTTGAAACGAACTCATTCTTGTCTGCGGCTTCCTTCCAGGAAACAACTCGTGTCCTTACAGATGCGGCTATCCGTGGTAAGAAAGACCATCTTCTTGGACTTAAAGAAAATGTTATTATCGGTAAGATCATTCCAGCTGGTACTGGTATGGCCCGCTACCGTAACATTGAGCCACAATCAGTTAATGAAGTGGAAGTTATCGAAGAAGTCCCAGTTTCAGAAGAAGCAATTATTACAGAATAA
- the comGG gene encoding competence type IV pilus minor pilin ComGG has protein sequence MKKRLKAGVLLYALLMAAVLSLLLNVYTQRLKAAYRIQEAQLVSSQAYLLAELAKPLAKEVSGEILFDKGRVVYQFRGDTLEMIVTTNQQEFTYQFLKEAPPLPKDKAEKIGAKKEEKISQTSSDTGSEPL, from the coding sequence TTGAAAAAGAGACTTAAAGCAGGTGTGCTCTTATACGCACTCTTGATGGCAGCAGTCCTATCCTTGCTTTTGAATGTCTATACCCAACGTCTAAAGGCAGCTTATCGTATTCAAGAAGCGCAATTGGTATCTAGCCAGGCATACCTTTTGGCAGAGTTAGCCAAGCCTTTAGCTAAAGAAGTTTCTGGGGAAATCCTCTTTGATAAGGGGAGGGTAGTTTACCAGTTTCGTGGGGATACTTTAGAGATGATTGTGACTACTAATCAGCAAGAATTCACCTATCAATTTCTCAAAGAAGCTCCGCCATTGCCAAAAGACAAAGCAGAAAAGATAGGGGCTAAAAAGGAAGAAAAAATATCTCAAACAAGTTCTGATACGGGCTCTGAGCCTTTATAA
- a CDS encoding helix-turn-helix transcriptional regulator: MKTRIQELRKERRLRQADLADAMDVTRQTIISLEKGRYNASLELAHKLAKYFGLSIEDVFIFEEE, encoded by the coding sequence ATGAAAACGAGGATTCAGGAATTACGAAAGGAACGACGGTTGAGGCAGGCGGACCTGGCTGATGCTATGGATGTAACACGTCAGACCATTATTTCATTAGAAAAAGGTCGTTATAATGCATCACTAGAACTAGCTCACAAATTAGCCAAGTATTTCGGCTTAAGTATTGAAGACGTTTTTATTTTTGAAGAAGAGTAG
- a CDS encoding class I SAM-dependent methyltransferase, with the protein MNFEKIESAYQLILENTQLIENDIKTNIYDALIEQNAFYLGAENAPTKVAENNQALKDLQLSKEEWRRAYQFVFIKASQTEKLQANHQFTPDTIGFLVLYLLENLTSQEHLDVIEIGSGTGNLAQTLLNNSNRDLDYLGLELDDLLIDLSASIAEVMGANVSFVQEDAVRPQILKESDVIISDLPVGYYPNDAIAKRYQVAATDEHTYAHHLLMEQSLKYLKKDGLAILLAPTNLLTSGQSDLLKKWLAGYADILAVITLPETLFGNPANAKSLFVLQKQAKTKPETFVYHLSDIQNPEILQDFMENLKIWKDDNAI; encoded by the coding sequence ATGAATTTTGAAAAAATCGAATCAGCCTATCAGTTGATTTTAGAAAATACCCAGCTTATTGAAAATGACATTAAGACCAATATTTACGATGCTTTGATTGAGCAAAATGCCTTTTATTTGGGTGCTGAAAATGCTCCTACAAAAGTGGCTGAAAATAATCAAGCCTTGAAAGATTTGCAACTGAGTAAAGAAGAATGGCGTCGTGCCTATCAGTTCGTTTTTATCAAGGCTAGTCAGACGGAGAAACTTCAAGCCAATCATCAGTTTACACCAGATACGATTGGCTTCTTGGTACTTTATCTTTTGGAAAATTTGACCAGTCAAGAGCATTTGGATGTGATTGAAATCGGTAGTGGTACTGGTAATTTGGCGCAAACCCTTCTCAATAATAGTAATCGTGATTTAGACTATCTCGGTTTGGAGTTGGATGATTTATTGATTGATTTATCAGCTTCGATCGCTGAAGTGATGGGAGCAAATGTTAGCTTCGTTCAAGAAGATGCAGTGCGTCCACAGATTTTGAAAGAGAGTGACGTCATCATCAGTGATTTACCAGTTGGTTATTATCCGAATGACGCTATCGCTAAACGTTATCAAGTAGCTGCTACTGATGAGCATACTTATGCGCATCATCTCTTGATGGAGCAATCCTTGAAGTATTTGAAAAAAGATGGTCTAGCGATTCTTTTGGCACCGACTAATCTCTTAACTAGTGGGCAAAGTGATCTCTTGAAAAAATGGTTGGCAGGTTATGCAGATATCTTGGCAGTGATTACCTTACCAGAAACTTTATTTGGTAATCCGGCTAATGCTAAATCTCTGTTTGTCTTGCAAAAGCAGGCTAAAACTAAGCCGGAGACTTTTGTTTATCATTTGTCAGATATTCAAAATCCGGAAATTTTACAGGATTTTATGGAAAATTTGAAAATCTGGAAAGATGATAATGCCATTTAG
- the comGD gene encoding competence type IV pilus minor pilin ComGD translates to MQKLRSKHVEGFTLIEALLTLSVMTFLTLATSGSIKTIFNQVQNQLFFVTFEQVYRETQRLSASREKETVLRITDRYLENPLGRYPVPDTVVLEKEQQLVFNQSGGNSSLAKIVFKASGERITYQLYLGSGQYQKKKD, encoded by the coding sequence ATGCAGAAGCTAAGAAGTAAGCATGTTGAGGGTTTTACGTTAATCGAAGCTCTCTTAACTTTATCTGTAATGACTTTTTTGACCTTAGCGACTAGCGGTTCTATCAAAACTATTTTTAATCAGGTGCAAAATCAGCTTTTTTTCGTTACCTTTGAGCAGGTTTATCGAGAAACGCAGCGTTTAAGTGCTAGCAGGGAAAAGGAAACTGTGCTGCGAATTACAGATCGTTATCTGGAGAATCCTTTGGGGCGCTATCCGGTACCAGATACGGTGGTCTTAGAAAAAGAACAGCAACTGGTTTTTAATCAATCTGGTGGTAATTCTTCTTTGGCTAAAATCGTTTTTAAAGCATCTGGGGAGCGTATAACTTATCAACTATATTTAGGGAGTGGTCAATATCAAAAGAAAAAGGATTAG
- the comGC gene encoding competence type IV pilus major pilin ComGC, giving the protein MTYYWKQIKRKSVKGFTLLEMLFVLLIISVLMLLFVPNLSKQKAAVDEKGKAAVVKVVESQMELYEMKEDAKPSIQQLVDGGYITQKQADTYAEAKK; this is encoded by the coding sequence GTGACATATTATTGGAAACAAATTAAACGAAAAAGTGTAAAAGGGTTCACTCTTCTAGAAATGCTCTTCGTGCTTCTTATCATCAGTGTGCTTATGCTTTTGTTTGTGCCTAATTTGAGCAAGCAAAAGGCGGCTGTTGATGAAAAAGGAAAGGCAGCAGTGGTGAAGGTTGTCGAGAGTCAGATGGAGTTGTATGAAATGAAAGAAGATGCCAAACCATCTATTCAACAATTAGTGGATGGTGGTTATATTACGCAAAAGCAAGCTGATACTTATGCAGAAGCTAAGAAGTAA
- the comGB gene encoding competence type IV pilus assembly protein ComGB, whose product MSFLKQDISLRSRLKPRVLAIQKQVKIIKLFNTLLSSGFNLPETVDFLKRSQLIPDKQVQIMYETLLAGFGLPVLMKNLGFSDTVVTQLSLAETHGNSQKTLSKIENYLRQVSSVKKKLVEVGSYPIVLLVFLVLIMLGLKHYLLPQLAEGNTATAILEYFPQFFLGGLFLSAILIFLAVRMAPKVEALRLYRFLSSLPFLGSLIQVYLTAYYAREWGNLLGQGVEMTRVVSLMQEQESRLFVSIGRDMQAALLAGQSFHAKVLEYPFFLKELSLIIEYGNAKGHLGQELEVFSEELWEQFFYRVNRAMQLVQPLIFVMVALMIVMIYAAMLLPMYQSMEVM is encoded by the coding sequence TTGAGCTTTTTGAAGCAGGATATATCACTGAGGAGCAGGTTAAAACCGAGAGTATTAGCTATTCAGAAGCAGGTTAAAATCATAAAACTCTTTAATACTCTTTTGTCCTCGGGCTTTAATCTACCTGAAACGGTTGATTTCCTGAAGCGTAGTCAACTGATACCAGATAAACAGGTTCAAATCATGTATGAAACCTTGTTAGCTGGTTTTGGGTTACCGGTTTTGATGAAAAATTTGGGTTTTTCAGATACAGTTGTCACGCAGCTATCTTTGGCAGAAACACATGGTAACAGTCAAAAGACTTTGTCTAAAATTGAAAATTATTTAAGACAGGTTAGTTCGGTTAAGAAAAAGCTGGTTGAAGTGGGATCTTACCCTATTGTGTTATTAGTTTTTTTGGTTTTAATCATGCTGGGGCTAAAACATTATCTCTTACCTCAGCTAGCTGAAGGTAACACAGCGACAGCCATTTTAGAATATTTTCCTCAGTTCTTTTTAGGTGGGCTGTTCTTAAGTGCAATCCTTATCTTTTTAGCTGTTAGGATGGCACCAAAGGTGGAAGCACTGAGGCTTTATCGGTTTTTGAGTAGTCTTCCTTTTTTGGGCAGTCTTATCCAAGTTTATTTGACGGCTTATTATGCACGTGAATGGGGAAATCTTTTGGGACAGGGGGTTGAGATGACAAGGGTTGTGTCGCTCATGCAGGAACAGGAATCGCGACTGTTTGTAAGTATTGGTCGAGATATGCAGGCGGCACTTTTAGCTGGTCAATCCTTTCATGCTAAGGTTTTAGAGTATCCATTCTTCTTGAAAGAGTTAAGTCTGATTATTGAGTATGGTAATGCCAAAGGGCATCTTGGTCAAGAGTTAGAAGTTTTCTCTGAAGAGCTTTGGGAACAGTTTTTTTATCGTGTGAATAGGGCTATGCAGTTAGTTCAGCCCCTTATTTTTGTCATGGTTGCCTTGATGATTGTTATGATCTACGCAGCTATGCTTCTACCAATGTATCAATCTATGGAGGTTATGTAA
- the comGA gene encoding competence type IV pilus ATPase ComGA: protein MVQDLAKELIVQAVEYEAQDIYIIPRKNDYDVFMRINDERRFIETHGFDRMASLISHFKFVAGMTVGEKRRSQLGSCDYDIGSAKLVSLRLSTVGDYRGHESLVIRLLHDGRQDLRYWFNGIRNIMAEFSSRGLYLFSGPTGSGKTTLMYQLLKETCKDKQIISIEDPVEIKDDSILQLQLNEDIGMTYDSLIKLSLRHRPDVLVIGEIRDTQTAQAAIRASLTGATVFATIHAKSIPGVYYRMIELGVSKDDLKNSLAGVCYQRLIGGGGLIDVAKDKFQDHSPSQWNQYLVELFEAGYITEEQVKTESISYSEAG from the coding sequence ATGGTTCAAGATTTAGCAAAGGAACTGATTGTTCAGGCAGTCGAATATGAAGCTCAAGATATTTATATTATTCCTAGAAAGAATGATTACGATGTTTTTATGCGTATTAATGATGAGAGGAGATTTATTGAAACTCATGGCTTTGATCGGATGGCTAGTCTTATTAGTCACTTTAAATTTGTGGCAGGAATGACTGTCGGGGAAAAGCGCCGAAGTCAACTAGGATCTTGTGATTATGATATTGGTAGTGCTAAGCTAGTTTCTTTACGCCTCTCAACTGTTGGAGATTACCGAGGGCATGAGAGTTTGGTGATTCGCTTGCTGCATGATGGGCGTCAGGACTTACGCTATTGGTTCAATGGTATACGTAATATCATGGCAGAATTTAGTTCCAGAGGTCTATATCTTTTTTCGGGACCGACTGGGAGCGGCAAAACGACTCTCATGTATCAATTGTTAAAGGAAACATGTAAAGATAAACAGATTATTTCTATTGAAGATCCGGTTGAAATTAAGGATGATAGCATTTTACAATTACAGCTTAATGAAGATATTGGTATGACTTACGATAGTCTGATTAAGTTGTCGTTGAGACATCGTCCAGATGTATTGGTTATTGGTGAAATTCGGGATACGCAAACAGCGCAAGCGGCTATTCGAGCTAGTTTGACTGGTGCTACAGTCTTTGCAACCATTCATGCTAAGAGTATTCCAGGGGTTTATTACCGCATGATAGAATTGGGTGTTTCTAAAGATGATCTAAAAAATAGTCTGGCAGGAGTTTGTTATCAACGTTTGATAGGAGGAGGTGGATTGATAGATGTGGCAAAAGATAAGTTCCAGGATCACTCACCAAGCCAGTGGAACCAATACTTGGTTGAGCTTTTTGAAGCAGGATATATCACTGAGGAGCAGGTTAAAACCGAGAGTATTAGCTATTCAGAAGCAGGTTAA
- the comGF gene encoding competence type IV pilus minor pilin ComGF codes for MRRRFFVLKHYHLKAFTLMECLLALLVLSGSIQVYQAMTKVTSTHVRELSQPKDQDWLLFCQQFRSELAGSQLVKVSDDRLVILKNTQTLAFGKSKKEDFRKTSGDGRGFQPMIYSIESAHFRRFNQTISVQLIFKDGRVREFLYAFEKET; via the coding sequence ATGAGAAGGAGATTTTTCGTGTTAAAGCATTATCACCTTAAGGCATTCACCTTGATGGAGTGTTTGCTGGCATTACTGGTTCTATCGGGCTCCATACAGGTATACCAAGCCATGACTAAGGTGACTTCAACTCATGTTCGAGAACTCAGCCAACCTAAAGATCAGGACTGGTTGCTCTTTTGCCAGCAATTTCGCTCAGAATTAGCAGGTTCTCAGTTGGTTAAAGTTTCTGATGATAGATTAGTCATCTTAAAAAATACCCAAACCTTGGCTTTTGGTAAATCGAAAAAAGAGGATTTTCGTAAAACGAGCGGCGATGGTCGCGGCTTTCAACCTATGATTTATAGTATAGAGTCAGCTCATTTTAGGCGGTTTAATCAGACCATCAGTGTTCAACTCATTTTTAAAGATGGAAGGGTGCGTGAGTTTCTCTATGCTTTTGAAAAAGAGACTTAA